The sequence TGCCCTCTGAATCTTTGAATTGAAATTGGGAGAAGACGATGACGAATCTTTGAATTTGAAACGAAGAAATTGGGAGAAGACAATGACGATGACGAATCTTTGAGATATGGAACTgaaaaaaacgaagaaaactaggaaagaagaatcgtaattagactagtatctgatttgtttggattcagagagaacaaatattgtttttactgttttcttttggccaaactttcctttgaaaaatgtttttataTAGGGAAGGTCAGTTTTGGAATttagaaatcaaataaaaactaaattttaaattttttatttgaattggggtttttgtcccagttttgtttgaaatggtttttatttgttaaaaataatatggccggttttttcttatcactagtttgttcacctaggggttttgtcactagttttgttctCTTAAATTAATAGTACCTAGATACAGAAGTCCACAAACCCGTTTTGCCCATTCCTAAttaaatttcgaaagaaaaaacaaGGTGTACATTGAAAAGTTTGGGACAAAAATTCAAGGAGCAATGGATGGATTGAAAAGCTCGGGTAGCCAACAAAATGGAGACCGGTGAACATCGGACGCGTGCGTGGATTTACATATAATTGTCATTTTTCTCTTTTTACGGCAAACTTTGTTATGAACCAAAATGTCCTCTCGTGTATGGAACAAAATATCTTAGTCAGCTAACCTGAACAATCTTCGGGGACCAGAATTTCATACATGACAAACAACTATCTGTAATTGTGGAAAGTGACGTCTTTGAAGTGGGCGAATTCGGATTATGCTCACCTTCTACGGAAGGATCATTGGGATCAAAGCTCTTCTGTGGCAACGGTGGTACCTCATTAGGGGTAGAGCCAATTATTTCCTTCCCTTCCACGATCAGCTTCACTTTCTCCAGAACCTCACTCATCTTCGGGCGCACCCTTGGTTGTCGGGACATGCACCGGTTAGCCACGGCTGCTAGCTTCATGGCACTTCTCAAATTGTACTTCCCTTCCAGCCTTGGGTCTAATATCTGCTCAAATTTCTTAATGTCTGTTAAGTAAGGCCTCACCCATTCTATGAGGTTCTGCTCTCCCCTTGGGCGGTTTCGATCTAGTGGGCGCCTACCAGTTATGAGTTCGTATAGGAAAACCCCATAGCTGTAAACGTCGTTCTTGGTTGTGAGACGACCAGTTTGTATATATTCAGGAGCTGCATACCCAAGAGTGCCCACAATCTGTTTCaaaattcagcaaaaaaaaaaatgtttcccaTCAGTACCAATCAAAAGTGTAAATAAGCTGTTGGGAACCTATATAAGTTGTTCCTTGGCATACCGCTGTTGATACATGACTAGCTCCTTCTGTCGGGCCTTCCCTGGCCAACCCAAAATCCGATAGCTTAGCATTCCATTGATCATCCAAGAGAATGTTTGAAGATTTAAAATCTCTAAAGATAATCTGCAAAAAGTACATAAAAAAGATTTCAGTGTTAGCTCCACAAGGTTCTCAGCTATTAGTATTGATTCAATTGCGATATATACGTTTGCAATGTTGAAGTGTACTACATAGGAATAGGATGATAGGAATAGAAATGCTGAATCTTTTACCTGAAAATCCATTTCTTCGTGCAAGTAAGCCAACCCACAAGCAGCATCTTCTGCTATTTTAATTCTCATGGCCCATGAAAGAGCTTTTGTGCTTTTATTCGTTAAATGGTCTTCCACACTTctatttttcataaattcataTACCAGAATCCGCTGAATTCCTCTTTCATCGTCCTCGTTACAATAACCCACTAATTTTACAAGGTTTTTATGGTCAACTACTCCAAGTACATTTACTTCTGTAACCCATTCCTTGTGCCCCTGAAAAAGGTAACAACATAAGAAAAACAGCAACCATGAGAAAATACATATAAAAAAGCAGCTGATTTTCATGTTTAACCTGGTTTAGCTATGTATTTCTTTAGTCAGACGTAAATGATGGACATTTCTGTATAACAGGAGTCACAAATAAAAGGAAGCAAGTGCAATCCTATTCCTATGGAGGCTATTTGAATTGCAGCATATACACTTATCCCTCTTGTAAGATGTATTTATACAAGTAACTGGAAATACAAAATTAGAAGAGATGAACTTGCCTGTAATCCTCTTTTGCCAAGCTGTTTAATAGCAACATCGATCTTAGCACGTGAATCCTCCGAGCTATTTATCCGCGCCCTGTAAACACACCCGAACCCACCCTCACCAATCATAAGAAGCTGGTTGAAATTCTTTGTTGCAGTCTTGAGCTCGGATAATGTGAACACTCTAAGATTGTTAGATTTTTGTGTTGGACACCGTAAATGTTTTCGGCTTGGGGTTTTGCTTGATGACCCCGCACTCATGTCTGATACATTCTGAGATCCAAATGCAGAATCAAGTCTCCGAAAATCATCGGTCGACGTAGAAGCACTAGAGGATAAATGAGGCATTGATGACCTTGTAGTAGCAGTAGTTATCAGGTCATTTCTCTTCTCCCCATTATCGGATTGAAAACACCTCATGGTTATTCAACAAAAAGTAATCAAACAGTAATCTCTTCCCTGCATTTAGAAAGCaagaaaacatcaaaaatctAATACCTGCTAaacaaatcaaaattatgaacgcATTATAATAGCAGCCAAAGCTGACATTAACAATAGCATAATGCAACATTTGTCTGTAAGCCAAGACCTGATTGCATAAGAAAACAAAGCTGAATCCATAAATTCCCATTTCCTTACCAATTTCTAAGAAAACCATATTTTCTCCAGATTGAGAATCAAAATGAGAAAAATTATAGCCCACATTACTAAAAGAAGTGAAAAAACAGAAATTTCTCTTTCAATTGTCATGGAAACAGAAGAAAAAACTTCACCTTTTTTTGTTGCTCTTTACAAATTGATACCAGATGAGAAGCTAATATACTAAACTTTAAAAATCTCAGATCATTGTAGCCTTAAAGACAAAATCCAAAGTCGGTAAGAGAACAACGAGCTTCCCACAA comes from Papaver somniferum cultivar HN1 chromosome 7, ASM357369v1, whole genome shotgun sequence and encodes:
- the LOC113293025 gene encoding serine/threonine-protein kinase PCRK1-like translates to MRCFQSDNGEKRNDLITTATTRSSMPHLSSSASTSTDDFRRLDSAFGSQNVSDMSAGSSSKTPSRKHLRCPTQKSNNLRVFTLSELKTATKNFNQLLMIGEGGFGCVYRARINSSEDSRAKIDVAIKQLGKRGLQGHKEWVTEVNVLGVVDHKNLVKLVGYCNEDDERGIQRILVYEFMKNRSVEDHLTNKSTKALSWAMRIKIAEDAACGLAYLHEEMDFQIIFRDFKSSNILLDDQWNAKLSDFGLAREGPTEGASHVSTAIVGTLGYAAPEYIQTGRLTTKNDVYSYGVFLYELITGRRPLDRNRPRGEQNLIEWVRPYLTDIKKFEQILDPRLEGKYNLRSAMKLAAVANRCMSRQPRVRPKMSEVLEKVKLIVEGKEIIGSTPNEVPPLPQKSFDPNDPSVEGEHNPNSPTSKTSLSTITDSCLSCMKFWSPKIVQVS